One Chanodichthys erythropterus isolate Z2021 chromosome 22, ASM2448905v1, whole genome shotgun sequence DNA window includes the following coding sequences:
- the LOC137013265 gene encoding uncharacterized protein, whose product MRDPCRVCGVCVQGGQCRWLFSACGRLRLAVVLSHVLGVELQRDGFSEFLCGKCVFLLERVVQCDVAIEQLQETHAAQLQRLQKERDGLKTQITNKYRQHNPTKLGGNTSQKPLEQEVQTGASLHSPKRLQCVQRPQPIQPKQRQARTDNVQNTSGRSQRLVSVGNDRQEKFKGQLRRCVSLEPLSRIGTDRSHRLKLNSCSRQSSDTRCRTTGGPGARPRSLSRDYLDVVHKKSALISRSTSLQSVALEQYDHALISASPFKQTRPLKNSTPRTVETTTVVFDILQLLKSVQRVQPIPRYRGSKIPVLYTRGNAHRGVSWKSRVERSLREMEEEFNDDYTPLKQEVHCSYSGCEILMTLCLLKQ is encoded by the coding sequence ATGCGTGACCCATGTCGTGTATGCGGCGTATGCGTGCAGGGCGGTCAGTGTCGTTGGTTGTTCAGTGCATGTGGCCGTCTGAGGCTGGCGGTGGTCCTCTCCCATGTGTTGGGTGTGGAGTTGCAACGGGACGGTTTCAGCGAGTTCCTCTGCGGAAAATGTGTGTTCTTGCTCGAGCGCGTCGTGCAATGCGATGTCGCCATTGAACAGCTGCAGGAAACACATGCTGCTCAGCTGCAGCGGCTGCAGAAGGAGAGAGATGGACTGAAAACGCAAATCACCAACAAATACAGACAACATAACCCAACCAAACTAGGTGGAAACACATCGCAGAAACCTCTCGAACAGGAAGTTCAGACTGGAGCAAGTTTACATAGTCCAAAACGGCTGCAATGCGTTCAGCGACCTCAACCGATTCAACCAAAGCAGCGGCAAGCACGGACTGACAACGTGCAGAATACTTCAGGAAGAAGTCAAAGGCTTGTTTCTGTGGGAAATGACCGACAGGAGAAGTTCAAAGGTCAATTAAGGAGGTGTGTGAGCCTAGAGCCTCTTAGTAGAATAGGAACAGATCGCTCGCACCGTTTGAAATTAAATTCATGTTCACGTCAGAGCAGCGACACACGTTGTAGAACAACTGGTGGGCCGGGAGCCCGACCTCGCTCTCTTAGTCGAGACTACCTGGACGTCGTGCACAAAAAGAGCGCTCTGATATCACGGTCAACTTCCCTCCAATCAGTGGCTCTGGAGCAGTACGACCATGCCCTGATCAGTGCATCACCCTTCAAACAGACACGCCCACTGAAAAACTCAACACCCAGAACCGTAGAAACGACCACAGTGGTGTTTGATATACTTCAGCTCTTGAAGAGTGTGCAACGAGTGCAGCCCATCCCACGCTACAGGGGTAGCAAGATTCCAGTACTGTACACACGTGGAAATGCCCACAGGGGTGTGTCTTGGAAGTCGAGGGTAGAGAGAAGTCTGAGAGAGATGGAGGAGGAATTTAATGATGATTACACACCTCTCAAACAGGAGGTACACTGCTCATACAGTGGCTGTGAGATTTTGATGACCCTCTGCTTACTCAAACAGTAG